One segment of Cetobacterium sp. NK01 DNA contains the following:
- a CDS encoding HI0074 family nucleotidyltransferase substrate-binding subunit: MYGLSETDFFQIIDILKKYKEKIKWVKIFGSRAREDYKKTSDIDLAINFRVENILNFVKEDFYESNLKYTVDIIEYNDKIGENIKKNIDKDGILIYKTNDLGEILMNENKLKYKLEDFRKALNKLNIALEKDAHLDELYLDGTIQRFEFVYELSWKLMKSYLEYQGVEVVSPRETFREGFKEGLIEDASEWINLMLNRNRTSHTYNEETAWDIYDKIKLEYINLFNKFETIMIEKIK; this comes from the coding sequence ATGTACGGTCTATCAGAAACTGATTTTTTTCAAATAATTGATATTTTAAAAAAATATAAAGAAAAAATAAAATGGGTAAAAATTTTTGGTTCTAGAGCCAGAGAAGATTATAAAAAAACTTCAGACATAGATTTAGCAATAAATTTTAGAGTGGAAAATATTCTTAATTTTGTAAAAGAAGATTTCTATGAATCAAATTTAAAATATACGGTAGATATTATAGAATATAATGATAAAATTGGAGAAAATATAAAAAAAAATATAGATAAAGATGGAATCTTAATATATAAAACTAATGATTTGGGGGAAATTCTAATGAATGAAAATAAATTGAAATATAAGCTTGAAGATTTTAGAAAAGCTCTTAATAAATTAAATATTGCTTTAGAAAAAGATGCTCATTTAGATGAGTTGTATTTAGATGGAACTATTCAAAGATTTGAATTTGTATACGAATTAAGTTGGAAACTTATGAAAAGTTATTTAGAGTATCAAGGAGTAGAAGTTGTTAGTCCAAGAGAAACTTTTAGAGAGGGATTTAAAGAGGGCTTAATTGAGGATGCTTCAGAGTGGATAAATCTTATGTTAAATAGAAATAGAACTTCTCATACATATAATGAGGAAACAGCTTGGGATATATATGATAAAATTAAATTAGAATATATAAATTTATTTAATAAATTTGAAACTATTATGATAGAGAAAATAAAGTAA